The sequence TCGTAGATTCAGCGATAGATCCATCAGCAATTGCGCACGTCGCTCTTCCGGGAAAAAGTTAATAATGCGATCCAACGCCTGATTGGCGCTGTTGGCGTGCAACGTTGCCAGGCACAAATGGCCAGTTTCGGCAAAAGCAATGGCATGCTCCATAGTCTCGCGGTCACGGATTTCACCGAGCAGAATGACATCCGGTGCCTGCCGCAGAGTATTCTTTAAAGCTACCTCCCAGCTTTCCGTATCGACCCCGACTTCACGCTGGGTAATGATGCAATTCCCGTGCGGATGAACGTATTCAATCGGGTCTTCAATGGTGATGATGTGACCATGACTATTAGCGTTGCGATAGCCGATCATGGCTGCCAACGTGGTCGACTTGCCGGACCCGGTAGCGCCCACCATGACAACCAGTCCGCGCTTGGTCATTGCCACTTCTTTTAAGGTCTCGGGTAGGCCGAGGTCATCGAATTTTGGAATTTCGGTATTGATCGCGCGTAATACCATTCCGACTTTTCCTTGCTGCATAAACGCCGAAACGCGAAAGCGTCCCACTCCGCTCGGGGTAATGGCAAAATTACTCTCTTTAGTAGCTTCAAAATCTGCGGCCTGTTTATCGTTCATGATTGCACGCGCAAGTTCCAGCGTATGTGCAGCACTTAACGGCTGGTTCGATACCGGCGTAACGTTGCCATCGAGCTTGAACGCAGGCGGAAAGTCTGTCGTGATGAACAGATCAGAGCCGCGCTTACTCACCATCAAGCGTAGAAGGTCGTGCATGAACTTTGTAGCCTGATCCCGTTCCATAATATTTTTTGCCTAACAAAGAAAAAGTGCGAATGGTGTATCAGGAATAGTAAAAATGCTAACCTGGAAAATTATCCGGCGTTTTAGCCGAGTAGCGTGCGGTGGCCGAGGAAATAATATTGCGCTTCACGAGATCGGTCAGATTGCTATCGAGCGTTTGCATGCCAACGTTGCTGCTGGTTTGTATCGTCGAATACATCTGAGCAATTTTGCTATCGCGGATCAGGCTTCGGATCGCCGGTGTGCCGAGCATGATTTCGTGAGCGGCAACGCGGCTGGTGCCGTCTTTGGTCTTGAGCAGCGTTTGCGAAATGACGGCTTGCAATGATTCAGATAACATTGCTCGTACCATTTCTTTTTCTTCTCCTGGAAACACATCGACGATCCGGTCAATCGTTTTTGCTGCGGAAGAGGTGTGGAGTGTGCCGAACACCAGGTGACCGGTTTCAGCCGCCGTCAGCGCCAATCGGATAGTTTCCAGATCACGTAATTCGCCGACCAGAATGACATCCGGATCTTCCCGCAGGGCCGACCGAAGCGCGTTGTCGAAGGAGTGCGTGTGCGGGCCTACTTCACGCTGATTAATCAGACATTTATTTGACTGATGGACGAACTCAATCGGATCTTCAATCGTCAGAATATGGGCGTACTCATTTTCGTTGACGTGATTGACCATCGCCGCGAGAGTGGTGGATTTGCCCGAACCGGTCGGGCCAGTGACCAGTACAAGACCGCGCGGTTTTAGCGAGAGCTCGCCAAAAATACGTGGCGCATTAAGTTGCTCCAGGGAAAGAATCTTGGATGGAATGGTCCGCATAACGGCAGCGGCACCGCGATCCTGGGTAAACGCATTTACCCTAAATCGCGCTAATCCCGGAATTTCAAACGAAAAATCGCACTCGAGATTTTCTTCATACACTTTGCGCTGACCATCGTTCATGATGTCATAAATCATACTATGAACGGCTTTGTGGTCAAGTGGGGGCAAATTGATGCGGCGAACGTCCCCATTTACCCGGATCATTGGCGGTAGCCCCGCAGATAAATGTAAGTCGGAAGCCTTATTCTTGACCGAAAAGGCCAGAAGTTCGGTAATGTCCATTTATAATCCCTGAGCTATTTTTGTTTTGCTAATGATAGAAAGTTTGCTGGTCCGCTGGCGGTACCCGCGCTTGTGACAAAAACCAAGTGTTTTACTTATATTTACGTGTCTGACGACGAGCCAAACAGCAAATTTAACCAAGTCAATTATGTCCTCAATCTCTCAAAAGTTGCAAGCTGTGCACGAAAGTATCCGCAATTCCACAGCGCAAGCCTCGCGTCCGGGCGATGCGGTGGCGCTGTTAGCGGTATCAAAAACGTTTGGTGCCGATGCAGTGCTGGAGGCCATCGCGGCTGGTCAGTTTGCATTTGGCG is a genomic window of Glaciimonas sp. PAMC28666 containing:
- a CDS encoding PilT/PilU family type 4a pilus ATPase — protein: MERDQATKFMHDLLRLMVSKRGSDLFITTDFPPAFKLDGNVTPVSNQPLSAAHTLELARAIMNDKQAADFEATKESNFAITPSGVGRFRVSAFMQQGKVGMVLRAINTEIPKFDDLGLPETLKEVAMTKRGLVVMVGATGSGKSTTLAAMIGYRNANSHGHIITIEDPIEYVHPHGNCIITQREVGVDTESWEVALKNTLRQAPDVILLGEIRDRETMEHAIAFAETGHLCLATLHANSANQALDRIINFFPEERRAQLLMDLSLNLRGVVSQRLIPLKASKGRCTAVEILLNSPLISDLIFKGDVHEIKEIMKKSRELGMQTFDQALFDLYEAGKISYEDALRNADSVNDLRLAVKLHGKEASTRDLSTGTEHLGLV
- a CDS encoding type IV pilus twitching motility protein PilT — protein: MDITELLAFSVKNKASDLHLSAGLPPMIRVNGDVRRINLPPLDHKAVHSMIYDIMNDGQRKVYEENLECDFSFEIPGLARFRVNAFTQDRGAAAVMRTIPSKILSLEQLNAPRIFGELSLKPRGLVLVTGPTGSGKSTTLAAMVNHVNENEYAHILTIEDPIEFVHQSNKCLINQREVGPHTHSFDNALRSALREDPDVILVGELRDLETIRLALTAAETGHLVFGTLHTSSAAKTIDRIVDVFPGEEKEMVRAMLSESLQAVISQTLLKTKDGTSRVAAHEIMLGTPAIRSLIRDSKIAQMYSTIQTSSNVGMQTLDSNLTDLVKRNIISSATARYSAKTPDNFPG